A genomic stretch from Kribbella amoyensis includes:
- a CDS encoding carbohydrate ABC transporter permease, whose protein sequence is MSRPVWQEKPRPITLAGKGIGLVVTVLLIVLPFWVVIATSLSPDAQVIRNGGWSIWPERLSLDAYRFIFASGVVGHAMAISALVTVIGALASLAATVLLAYALARPGVFGGKPIMLGILVTFLFPAQMIPSFLVVDALGLRNNYAALIAPVLISTFNLVIMRGSFQGLPAELYESARLDGAGDWRVLWNVTLPLSKAVIAVVGFYYAVGYWNRFFNAMLYLDDQNSWPLQPLLRQIVLLGANPDTSMAAGAAELAPQTTTMATVAVAVFPILVAFPLVQRFFAKGVLTGAIKS, encoded by the coding sequence ATGAGCCGCCCGGTCTGGCAGGAGAAGCCCCGGCCGATCACCTTGGCAGGCAAGGGCATCGGGCTCGTCGTCACCGTCCTGCTGATCGTGCTGCCGTTCTGGGTGGTGATCGCGACCAGCCTGTCCCCCGACGCCCAGGTGATCCGCAACGGCGGCTGGTCGATCTGGCCCGAACGCCTCTCCCTCGACGCGTACCGCTTCATCTTCGCCAGCGGCGTGGTCGGTCACGCGATGGCGATCTCCGCCCTCGTCACCGTGATCGGGGCCCTGGCCAGCCTGGCCGCGACGGTCCTGCTCGCGTACGCCCTCGCCCGGCCCGGCGTCTTCGGCGGCAAGCCGATCATGCTCGGCATCCTGGTGACGTTCCTCTTCCCGGCCCAGATGATCCCCAGCTTCCTGGTGGTCGACGCGCTGGGCCTGCGCAACAACTACGCCGCCCTGATCGCCCCGGTCCTGATCAGCACCTTCAACCTGGTGATCATGCGGGGCAGCTTCCAGGGCCTGCCGGCGGAGCTGTACGAGAGTGCCCGCCTCGACGGCGCCGGCGACTGGCGGGTGCTGTGGAACGTGACGCTGCCGTTGTCGAAGGCGGTGATCGCCGTGGTCGGCTTCTACTACGCGGTCGGCTACTGGAACCGCTTCTTCAACGCGATGCTCTACCTCGACGACCAGAACAGCTGGCCGTTGCAGCCGCTGCTGCGGCAGATCGTTCTGCTCGGGGCCAACCCCGACACCTCGATGGCGGCCGGGGCGGCCGAGCTCGCCCCGCAGACCACCACCATGGCCACCGTCGCGGTGGCCGTGTTCCCCATCCTGGTCGCCTTCCCCCTGGTGCAGCGGTTCTTCGCCAAGGGTGTGCTGACCGGGGCCATCAAGAGTTGA
- a CDS encoding ABC transporter permease subunit: MAVTAPVDVDASTRPRTTTGRGRLTRLVRDRTLLLMMLPGLVFFLLFEGAALLGNVVIFLDYVPFLGFSGSRWVGLDNAVELFADPSFWQALVNTVALALLQLIFFFPLPVALALLLHSITRDWIRKSVQSIVYLPHFVSWVIVVAMFQQVLGGAGLLNGVLADNGLHTVSIFSDPALFRPLMVAELIWKDCGWGTIIVLAALHNVDDQLYEAAAMDGASAARRLWHVTLPALRPILILLLILRLGDILNVGFEQVLLQRDSFSPRVAEVLDTFTYYHGVIGGNWGGAALAGVIKGLIGLALVIVANRIAHRLGEEGVYR; the protein is encoded by the coding sequence ATGGCTGTTACCGCGCCAGTCGACGTCGACGCGTCGACCCGGCCTCGCACCACCACCGGACGAGGCCGCCTCACCCGCCTCGTCCGGGACCGCACGTTGCTGCTGATGATGCTTCCCGGCCTCGTCTTCTTCCTGCTGTTCGAAGGCGCCGCCCTGCTGGGCAACGTGGTGATCTTCCTCGACTACGTGCCGTTCCTCGGCTTCTCCGGCAGCCGCTGGGTCGGCCTGGACAACGCGGTCGAGCTCTTCGCCGATCCGAGTTTCTGGCAGGCGCTGGTCAACACCGTCGCACTCGCCCTGCTCCAGTTGATCTTCTTCTTCCCGTTGCCGGTCGCGCTGGCGTTGTTGCTGCACAGCATCACCCGGGACTGGATCCGCAAGTCCGTGCAGAGCATCGTCTACCTGCCGCACTTCGTGTCCTGGGTGATCGTGGTCGCGATGTTCCAGCAGGTGCTCGGCGGCGCCGGGCTGCTGAACGGCGTGCTCGCCGACAACGGCCTGCACACGGTCAGCATCTTCAGCGATCCCGCGCTGTTCCGGCCGTTGATGGTGGCCGAGCTGATCTGGAAGGACTGCGGCTGGGGCACGATCATCGTGCTCGCCGCCCTGCACAACGTCGACGACCAGCTGTACGAGGCGGCCGCGATGGACGGCGCGTCGGCCGCCCGCCGGCTGTGGCACGTGACGCTGCCCGCGTTGCGGCCGATCCTGATCCTGCTGCTGATCCTGCGGCTCGGCGACATCCTCAACGTCGGCTTCGAGCAGGTGCTGCTGCAGCGGGACAGCTTCTCGCCGCGGGTGGCCGAGGTTCTCGACACCTTCACCTACTACCACGGCGTGATCGGCGGGAACTGGGGCGGCGCGGCCCTGGCCGGCGTGATCAAGGGCCTGATCGGCCTCGCCCTCGTGATCGTCGCCAACCGGATCGCGCACCGGCTCGGCGAGGAAGGGGTGTACCGATGA
- a CDS encoding LacI family DNA-binding transcriptional regulator: MAQGRASIRDVAERAGVSVSTVSRILNGSYSPAPKTRDRVMRAVQELSYVANPHARALIRQESTTVAMVLRMLDDGFLLKVVQSIAAELAAAGRLCLIGTTGVDAERELEVLEQMRGQGVQSIILIGAVVETEEYRDFLGRFAASLSGSGTRLVLCARPPIDEAPGTSVVEYDNEGGAYAATSHLLVQGHRRILHLGGPEGQNTSLQRLAGYRRAIEALGGDADPALEAGQAWDRETGYQRMRAVLQDGTRDFTAVATYTDNVAAGAIQAIREAGLRVPEDLSIIGFDDAAFAADLRLSTVHIPAQQLGQIAAQMATGERNADTRLKLGTHLVLRESVTRRTT, encoded by the coding sequence ATGGCCCAGGGCCGAGCGAGTATCCGCGACGTCGCCGAACGGGCAGGCGTGTCGGTCTCGACCGTGTCGCGCATCCTGAACGGCAGCTATTCACCCGCGCCGAAGACCCGGGACCGGGTGATGCGCGCGGTCCAGGAGCTGTCGTACGTCGCGAATCCGCACGCCCGGGCGTTGATCCGGCAGGAGTCGACCACGGTCGCGATGGTGCTCCGGATGCTCGACGACGGCTTCCTGCTCAAGGTGGTCCAGTCGATCGCGGCCGAGCTCGCCGCGGCCGGCCGGCTCTGCCTGATCGGTACCACCGGGGTCGACGCCGAGCGCGAGCTGGAGGTGCTGGAACAGATGCGCGGCCAGGGCGTGCAGTCGATCATCCTGATCGGCGCCGTGGTCGAGACCGAGGAGTACCGGGACTTCCTCGGCCGGTTCGCCGCCTCGCTCTCGGGCAGTGGCACCCGGCTCGTGTTGTGCGCCCGCCCGCCGATCGACGAGGCCCCGGGGACGTCCGTGGTCGAGTACGACAACGAGGGCGGCGCGTACGCGGCGACCAGTCACCTGCTGGTCCAGGGCCACCGGCGCATCCTGCACCTCGGCGGACCCGAAGGGCAGAACACCAGCCTGCAACGCCTTGCCGGGTACCGCCGCGCGATCGAGGCGCTCGGTGGCGACGCCGATCCCGCGCTCGAGGCGGGCCAGGCCTGGGACCGGGAGACCGGGTACCAACGGATGCGCGCTGTCCTCCAGGACGGGACCCGCGACTTCACCGCCGTCGCGACGTACACCGACAACGTGGCCGCCGGCGCGATCCAGGCGATCCGAGAAGCCGGGCTGCGCGTCCCCGAGGACCTGTCCATCATCGGCTTCGACGACGCCGCCTTCGCGGCCGACCTGCGGCTGAGTACGGTCCACATCCCGGCCCAGCAGCTCGGCCAGATCGCGGCCCAGATGGCGACCGGTGAGCGCAACGCCGACACCCGGCTCAAACTCGGCACCCATCTCGTCCTGCGCGAGAGCGTCACCCGCCGGACCACCTGA
- a CDS encoding ATP-grasp domain-containing protein produces the protein MTEQLPSPGRYTIIVDPLSTGQEYPAAFEEAGQIPVAVLSGTEPPPAYTTSWHPDDFEHVHYFTGDVAALAEELRQYEPEYLVPGAESGVELYDQLVEILVPGTGNVPELAAARRDKWEMAEALRVAGVPRLRQLRTADPAEAERWLKENDLLGRRLVIKPPKSAAGDEVYVVFEDGDWRERFDRVLGRTNKMGLVNDAVLIQEYAEGTEYLVDSYTVDGKHSLVDVCRYTKISRGDKIGIYHRIDFLAADDPEVLAIWPYTQQVLDAVGIRTGCGHAEVMMTADGPRLIEVAARPAGGGHQMVSELATGDNHIKRTVAHRVRGEVRDSFDLVQHLRGIFVSAYRDGYFRNREVFDGIENLKSFHWMKILHDEDAVVPETVDLFTCLAWVILIHSDAQTLDDDYRRVLEMEAAIVIDEP, from the coding sequence ATGACTGAGCAACTACCTTCCCCCGGCCGGTACACGATCATCGTGGACCCGCTGTCCACCGGCCAGGAGTACCCGGCCGCCTTCGAGGAGGCCGGCCAGATCCCGGTCGCCGTGCTGAGTGGGACCGAGCCGCCGCCGGCGTACACGACCAGCTGGCACCCGGACGACTTCGAGCACGTGCACTACTTCACCGGCGACGTGGCCGCGTTGGCCGAGGAACTGCGGCAGTACGAGCCGGAGTACCTGGTCCCGGGCGCCGAGAGCGGCGTGGAGCTGTACGACCAGCTGGTGGAGATCCTGGTCCCCGGGACCGGGAACGTCCCCGAGCTCGCCGCGGCCCGGCGGGACAAGTGGGAGATGGCCGAGGCGCTCCGCGTCGCGGGTGTCCCCCGGCTCCGCCAGCTCCGGACCGCCGACCCGGCCGAGGCCGAGCGGTGGCTGAAGGAGAACGACCTGCTCGGCCGGCGGCTGGTGATCAAGCCGCCGAAGAGCGCCGCCGGCGACGAGGTGTACGTCGTCTTCGAGGACGGCGACTGGCGCGAGCGGTTCGACCGGGTACTCGGCCGGACCAACAAGATGGGCCTGGTCAACGACGCGGTGCTGATCCAGGAGTACGCGGAGGGCACGGAGTACCTGGTCGACAGCTACACCGTCGACGGCAAGCACTCGCTCGTCGACGTGTGCCGCTACACGAAGATCAGCCGCGGCGACAAGATCGGCATCTACCACCGGATCGACTTCCTCGCGGCGGACGACCCGGAGGTGCTGGCGATCTGGCCGTACACCCAGCAGGTGCTCGACGCGGTCGGCATCCGGACCGGCTGCGGCCACGCCGAGGTGATGATGACGGCTGACGGGCCACGGCTGATCGAGGTCGCGGCGCGGCCGGCCGGTGGCGGTCACCAGATGGTCAGCGAGCTGGCCACCGGTGACAACCACATCAAGCGGACGGTCGCGCACCGGGTCCGCGGCGAGGTGCGGGACAGCTTCGACCTGGTCCAGCACCTGCGCGGCATCTTCGTCTCGGCCTACCGGGACGGATACTTCCGCAACCGCGAGGTCTTCGACGGGATCGAGAACCTCAAGTCGTTCCACTGGATGAAGATCCTGCACGACGAGGACGCGGTGGTCCCGGAGACCGTGGACCTGTTCACCTGTCTCGCCTGGGTCATCCTGATCCACAGCGACGCGCAGACCCTCGACGACGACTACCGCCGGGTGCTCGAGATGGAGGCCGCCATCGTCATCGACGAACCGTAG
- a CDS encoding MFS transporter: MSTGTDGSTEIWATIKDAPVPVKALLVGVFVNKLGWFLQVFLVLFLTTSKGFTDVQAGTALGIYGAGSVLGLIIGGSLSDKVGPRAAVMISMFGMAAFVLAIAYVPSYPAVVVVVALAGAVGQFYRPASAALLTELTPKNRQVMIFAVYRLAMNLGTTAAPLIGAALVAVSWNLLFIGEALAALAYAVVAIVALPKRRPSETAEVQDTVAGETPAANGGGYLAVLRDYKYVLFLLCMFINAAIYMQYLAVLPLHMKADGLSTWWFSAVVALNGFIVITCELLVTKVVQNWPARTVAMIGFVLLGGGLAFYALPGGIAIFVIGTLLWTLAEIIGGPTMFAYPGMAAPKPLLGRYVGSAHAMFGLGSALGPFLGVWAWNSVGTQVWVWCGLAGAVGIALAYFGMSRAAASDEEPAVDITPAAEPLPSESS; the protein is encoded by the coding sequence GTGAGTACCGGCACCGACGGAAGTACCGAGATCTGGGCGACCATCAAGGACGCCCCGGTTCCGGTGAAGGCGCTGCTGGTCGGCGTCTTCGTGAACAAGCTCGGCTGGTTCCTGCAGGTCTTCCTGGTGCTCTTCCTGACCACCTCGAAGGGCTTCACCGACGTCCAGGCCGGCACCGCGCTGGGCATCTACGGGGCCGGTTCGGTGCTCGGCCTGATCATCGGCGGTTCGCTGTCCGACAAGGTCGGGCCGCGGGCCGCGGTGATGATCAGCATGTTCGGCATGGCCGCGTTCGTGCTCGCGATCGCGTACGTGCCGAGCTACCCGGCCGTCGTGGTCGTGGTCGCGCTGGCCGGTGCGGTCGGGCAGTTCTACCGGCCCGCGTCGGCGGCGCTGCTGACCGAGCTGACACCGAAGAACCGCCAGGTGATGATCTTCGCGGTCTACCGGCTGGCGATGAACCTCGGGACCACGGCCGCACCGCTGATCGGTGCGGCCCTGGTCGCGGTCTCGTGGAACCTGCTGTTCATCGGCGAGGCACTGGCCGCGCTGGCGTACGCGGTGGTCGCGATCGTCGCCCTGCCGAAGCGGCGGCCGTCCGAGACCGCCGAGGTCCAGGACACCGTGGCCGGCGAGACCCCTGCGGCCAACGGCGGCGGGTACCTCGCGGTGCTGCGGGACTACAAGTACGTGCTGTTCCTGCTGTGCATGTTCATCAACGCGGCCATCTACATGCAGTACCTGGCCGTGCTGCCGTTGCACATGAAGGCGGACGGGCTGTCCACGTGGTGGTTCAGCGCGGTAGTCGCGCTGAACGGCTTCATCGTGATCACCTGCGAGTTGCTGGTGACCAAGGTCGTGCAGAACTGGCCGGCCCGGACCGTCGCGATGATCGGTTTCGTCCTGCTCGGCGGCGGCCTCGCGTTCTACGCGTTGCCGGGCGGGATCGCGATCTTCGTGATCGGCACCCTGCTCTGGACGCTGGCCGAGATCATCGGCGGGCCGACCATGTTCGCCTATCCCGGCATGGCCGCGCCGAAACCGTTGCTCGGCCGGTACGTCGGGTCGGCACACGCGATGTTCGGACTCGGCTCCGCGCTCGGTCCGTTCCTCGGTGTGTGGGCGTGGAACTCGGTCGGCACCCAGGTGTGGGTGTGGTGCGGCCTGGCCGGTGCGGTCGGGATCGCGCTCGCGTACTTCGGGATGTCCCGCGCCGCCGCGTCCGACGAAGAACCCGCAGTGGACATCACCCCGGCCGCCGAGCCGTTGCCGAGCGAGAGCTCGTAG
- a CDS encoding ATP-grasp domain-containing protein encodes MNPTTERPHLLVVATGMRLFREYILRSVAPQYRIHMFLHAEPTWEQEYIEGWTVLETTLDADLLVEAAKKLHAEQPIDGVLCWDEARILQTAHIAEVLGLPGGDVAMINRCRDKHLTRTALAEHGVPQPESVLVESVDDALVTADKLGYPVILKPRALAASLGVVKVNSAAELKDNWDFAHDTTVPEAPHYDVKVLVEEFADGYEISIDAAVFQGQVTPFCLARKEIGYPPYAEEIGHFVDAADPLLADEHLMQVLVDAHTAIAFTDGITHTEIMMTADGPKIIEINARIGGDMIPYLGLQATGADPGLAAAAVATGRAPELVPDRAVVGGVRFFYVDENDTVLESVEFDETGLPGTIDQLVPLMTAGQTTSPPPDGTLWGRIAYATVVATSVDECRAGLDAAEKALRWSGNPKEPEEAAQ; translated from the coding sequence ATGAATCCGACCACCGAACGACCCCACCTGCTGGTCGTCGCGACCGGGATGCGGCTGTTCCGCGAGTACATCCTGCGCTCCGTCGCCCCGCAGTACCGGATCCACATGTTCCTGCACGCGGAGCCGACCTGGGAGCAGGAGTACATCGAGGGGTGGACCGTCCTCGAGACCACCCTCGACGCGGACCTGCTGGTCGAGGCCGCGAAGAAGCTGCACGCCGAGCAGCCGATCGACGGCGTGCTCTGCTGGGACGAGGCCCGCATCCTGCAGACCGCCCACATCGCCGAGGTGCTCGGGCTGCCGGGTGGTGACGTGGCGATGATCAACCGCTGCCGGGACAAGCACCTCACCCGGACCGCGCTCGCCGAGCACGGCGTCCCGCAGCCCGAGTCGGTGCTGGTCGAATCCGTGGACGACGCGCTCGTCACCGCCGACAAGCTCGGGTACCCGGTGATCCTCAAGCCACGCGCGCTGGCCGCGAGCCTCGGCGTGGTGAAGGTGAACTCGGCCGCGGAGCTCAAGGACAACTGGGACTTCGCGCACGACACCACCGTGCCGGAGGCACCGCACTACGACGTCAAGGTGCTGGTCGAGGAGTTCGCCGACGGGTACGAGATCAGCATCGACGCGGCCGTGTTCCAGGGCCAGGTGACGCCGTTCTGCCTGGCCCGCAAGGAGATCGGGTACCCGCCGTACGCGGAGGAGATCGGCCACTTCGTCGACGCGGCCGACCCGTTGCTGGCCGACGAGCACCTGATGCAGGTCCTCGTCGACGCGCACACCGCGATCGCGTTCACCGACGGGATCACGCACACCGAGATCATGATGACCGCGGACGGGCCGAAGATCATCGAGATCAACGCCCGGATCGGCGGCGACATGATCCCGTACCTCGGCCTGCAGGCGACCGGCGCCGACCCGGGTCTGGCCGCGGCCGCGGTCGCCACCGGCCGGGCGCCCGAGCTCGTACCGGACCGCGCGGTGGTCGGCGGGGTGCGGTTCTTCTACGTCGACGAGAACGACACCGTGCTGGAGTCGGTCGAGTTCGACGAGACCGGGCTGCCCGGCACGATCGACCAGCTGGTCCCGCTGATGACCGCCGGTCAGACCACCAGTCCCCCGCCGGACGGCACGTTGTGGGGCCGGATCGCGTACGCGACGGTGGTGGCCACCTCGGTCGACGAGTGCCGGGCCGGCCTGGACGCCGCGGAGAAGGCGCTGCGCTGGTCCGGCAACCCGAAGGAGCCAGAGGAGGCCGCCCAGTGA
- a CDS encoding FAD-dependent oxidoreductase, whose protein sequence is MRVCVIGAGIAGTLLAWRLGAYPGVEVDLVTGVPGPDATAASGGGVRGFETHPEQRRLAVESLAELFETPGLLDRAGYTETGSTYLLAPWAGLADAVAEVEHAHPGSAELVDGGTLYRLGWRGLPDGTVGVLEKRAGFIRPDQLRTLVLDQLARGRRSRVVSGPVLGLVPRSDGSVSCRVPHGDDRYDVVVVAAGPWTPGLLAGNALPAEPYRTKAIQVAVHQVAGALPTMFVDETSDLYGRPTADGGLLLGVDTHRWSVPPGSSEPIPDLTARAVRIAGERLPHLRLLETAHTVTNADCYADPPVLTLWSVLGSTHRLFTFTGGSGGSVKTALAASRTAASDLLGPSTTGGISRTTTSRTENKRMTIMEPGTQPASTEPMLGPDTTTPSVTRYHTVGIGAGPSNLSLAALYKNVTTEKLALFDSRPVAGWHTPLLYPGVRMQTGWMKDLVSLVDPRHELSFLNYLVTSGRLYALINSQFDALPRIEYERYLAWATERLGVVQFSSRIDRISVTDDGFEICVDGEPVATSEHLVLGLGTRPVWPEYVRNLPGSQAFIADELGVRLPDLEATKADPIAVVGGGQTGLECVLRLLGSGFTDIRWLGRNQWFRSIDDSPMANELYRPSHIEYLQGLNRGKRREMIVDSRYSGDAITPGGLRALYQGNYDGLLTLGRFPVTLLPGRDVTSSELLPDGLLRLRCSTTSAPEEHDVRTVVVAAGREHVRAPFDDDLRDRIDYDDDGEMLVEPDYSVRWKGMNGHRIYSFNASRYSHGLTNAGLTQLPVRAAMVLNSMFDREIYPISDELCAVQW, encoded by the coding sequence ATGCGGGTCTGCGTGATCGGCGCCGGGATCGCCGGCACGTTGCTGGCCTGGCGTCTCGGTGCGTACCCCGGCGTCGAGGTCGACCTCGTCACCGGGGTCCCCGGACCGGACGCCACCGCCGCGTCGGGAGGTGGGGTCCGGGGCTTCGAGACCCATCCCGAGCAACGCCGGCTGGCGGTCGAGAGCCTGGCCGAACTGTTCGAGACACCCGGCCTGCTGGACCGGGCCGGGTACACCGAGACCGGATCGACGTACCTGCTCGCGCCGTGGGCAGGGTTGGCGGACGCCGTCGCCGAGGTGGAGCACGCGCACCCCGGCTCGGCCGAGCTCGTCGACGGCGGCACCCTCTACCGGCTCGGCTGGCGCGGGTTGCCGGACGGGACGGTCGGGGTGCTGGAGAAGCGGGCCGGGTTCATCCGGCCCGATCAGCTGCGGACGCTGGTCCTGGACCAGCTCGCCCGCGGCCGGAGAAGCAGGGTCGTCAGCGGCCCTGTCCTCGGGCTCGTCCCCCGCTCCGACGGATCGGTCAGCTGCCGTGTGCCGCACGGCGACGACCGGTACGACGTGGTCGTCGTGGCGGCGGGTCCGTGGACGCCGGGACTGCTCGCCGGGAACGCGTTGCCGGCCGAGCCGTACCGGACCAAGGCGATCCAGGTCGCCGTGCACCAAGTGGCCGGCGCCCTGCCGACCATGTTCGTGGACGAGACCAGCGACCTGTACGGGCGCCCGACAGCGGACGGCGGTCTGCTGCTCGGTGTCGACACGCACCGCTGGTCCGTTCCCCCGGGCAGCAGCGAACCGATCCCCGACCTGACGGCACGCGCCGTCCGGATCGCCGGTGAGCGGCTGCCGCACCTCCGGCTCCTGGAGACCGCGCACACGGTCACCAACGCCGACTGTTATGCCGATCCGCCGGTACTGACCCTGTGGTCGGTGCTCGGCAGCACACATCGGCTCTTCACCTTCACCGGTGGGTCCGGCGGCAGCGTGAAAACCGCGCTCGCCGCGAGCCGGACGGCCGCGAGCGACCTGCTCGGGCCTTCCACCACCGGTGGGATCTCGCGCACCACCACTTCGCGGACGGAGAACAAGCGCATGACCATCATGGAACCAGGCACCCAGCCCGCCAGCACCGAGCCCATGCTCGGGCCGGACACCACGACGCCGAGCGTGACCCGGTACCACACCGTCGGGATCGGCGCCGGCCCCTCGAACCTGTCGCTGGCGGCTCTGTACAAGAACGTCACCACCGAGAAGCTCGCCCTGTTCGACTCCCGGCCCGTCGCCGGCTGGCACACGCCGCTGCTGTACCCCGGCGTGCGGATGCAGACCGGCTGGATGAAGGACCTGGTGTCGCTGGTCGACCCCCGGCACGAGCTCTCGTTCCTCAACTACCTGGTCACCTCCGGACGGCTCTACGCGCTGATCAACTCCCAGTTCGACGCGCTCCCCCGGATCGAGTACGAGCGCTACCTGGCCTGGGCAACCGAGCGGCTGGGCGTGGTCCAGTTCAGCTCCCGGATCGACCGGATCTCGGTCACCGACGACGGGTTCGAGATCTGCGTCGACGGTGAGCCGGTGGCCACCTCGGAGCACCTGGTGCTCGGTCTCGGCACCCGGCCGGTCTGGCCCGAGTACGTCCGGAACCTGCCCGGCAGCCAGGCCTTCATCGCCGACGAGCTCGGGGTCCGGCTGCCCGACCTCGAGGCGACCAAGGCGGACCCGATCGCGGTCGTCGGCGGTGGCCAGACCGGGCTGGAGTGCGTGCTGCGGCTGCTCGGTTCGGGCTTCACCGACATCCGGTGGCTCGGCCGGAACCAGTGGTTCCGCAGTATCGACGACTCGCCGATGGCGAACGAGCTCTACCGCCCGTCGCACATCGAGTACCTGCAGGGCCTGAATCGCGGCAAGCGGCGCGAGATGATCGTCGACTCCCGCTACAGCGGCGACGCGATCACCCCGGGTGGACTCCGGGCGCTCTACCAGGGCAACTACGACGGGCTCCTGACGCTGGGCCGGTTCCCGGTCACGCTGCTGCCGGGCCGCGACGTCACCTCGTCGGAGCTGCTGCCGGACGGCCTGCTGCGGCTGCGCTGCTCGACCACGTCCGCGCCGGAGGAGCACGACGTGCGGACCGTGGTCGTCGCCGCGGGCCGTGAGCACGTGCGGGCGCCGTTCGACGACGACCTGCGGGACCGGATCGATTACGACGACGACGGCGAGATGCTGGTCGAGCCGGACTACTCCGTGCGCTGGAAGGGGATGAACGGGCACCGGATCTACTCGTTCAACGCGAGCCGGTACAGCCACGGCCTCACCAACGCCGGCCTGACCCAGCTGCCGGTGCGTGCGGCGATGGTGCTCAACTCCATGTTCGACCGGGAGATCTACCCGATCTCCGACGAGCTCTGCGCGGTGCAGTGGTGA
- a CDS encoding class I tRNA ligase family protein, which translates to MTDPVTGAVPAPPDGKVTVITFPQPTANGPLHVGHLSGPYLAADIAARAARTRGEQVVVTTGLDVHQNYVLTRAEHEGVEVGVMLADFRADIIDTYRQARVGYDRFSDPLTDEHAPIIRDLMNHLVASGAAPLREVTLHACEDCGRTLHESYLSGLCGCCHAPAAGGACEQCGSFTQVGTMVDPVCGRCGGAPRPYRATVPVLRMEDYRATLTSVWLRAQLPPAVRALIGRQLAGELPEIALAYPTNWGIEGDGELAGLRIGSYTEIALTDLYNVARAIDPEATDLPAYLAALGRADQLWHFLGLDNAYWYAVYWQAIWAAVGVNPLPLSGLVVNEFYTLDGSKFSTSRNHAIWAGELLRKENPAVVRLFLAWDRPDRYASDFTWKSFQAFSDRVEPLLDGSRAITEPLPPALAQRELARGEAALRPAGFDPALAVRSLITLLAGGAEDTGHLRAALTGTGGE; encoded by the coding sequence ATGACTGATCCGGTCACCGGCGCGGTCCCTGCCCCGCCGGACGGCAAGGTCACCGTCATCACGTTCCCGCAGCCGACCGCGAACGGCCCGCTGCACGTCGGTCACCTGTCCGGCCCGTACCTCGCGGCCGACATCGCCGCCCGGGCAGCGCGCACCCGGGGTGAGCAGGTGGTCGTCACCACCGGCCTGGACGTGCACCAGAACTACGTCCTCACCCGGGCCGAGCACGAAGGCGTCGAGGTCGGCGTGATGCTGGCCGATTTCCGCGCCGACATCATCGACACGTACCGGCAGGCGCGGGTCGGGTACGACCGGTTCAGCGACCCGCTCACCGACGAGCACGCGCCGATCATCCGCGACCTGATGAACCACCTGGTCGCGAGCGGAGCCGCTCCGCTGCGCGAGGTCACCCTGCACGCCTGTGAGGACTGCGGGCGCACCCTGCACGAGTCGTACCTGTCCGGGCTCTGCGGATGCTGCCACGCACCCGCGGCCGGTGGCGCGTGCGAGCAGTGCGGGAGCTTCACGCAGGTCGGCACGATGGTCGATCCGGTCTGCGGGCGCTGCGGTGGAGCACCCCGTCCGTACCGGGCGACGGTGCCCGTGCTGCGGATGGAGGACTACCGGGCCACGCTCACGTCGGTCTGGCTGCGGGCCCAGCTGCCGCCCGCGGTCCGCGCCCTGATCGGCCGGCAACTCGCCGGCGAGCTGCCCGAGATCGCGCTCGCCTATCCGACCAACTGGGGCATCGAGGGCGACGGCGAGCTGGCCGGGCTGCGGATCGGCTCGTACACCGAGATCGCGCTCACCGACCTCTACAACGTCGCGCGGGCGATCGACCCGGAGGCCACCGACCTGCCCGCGTACCTGGCCGCGCTCGGCCGGGCCGACCAGCTGTGGCACTTCCTCGGACTCGACAACGCGTACTGGTACGCCGTGTACTGGCAGGCGATCTGGGCCGCCGTCGGGGTGAATCCGCTACCTCTTTCCGGGCTCGTGGTCAACGAGTTCTACACGCTCGACGGCAGCAAGTTCTCGACCAGCCGGAATCACGCCATCTGGGCCGGCGAACTGCTCCGGAAAGAGAATCCCGCCGTCGTCCGGTTGTTCCTGGCCTGGGACCGGCCGGACCGTTATGCCAGCGACTTCACCTGGAAATCCTTCCAGGCGTTCAGCGACCGGGTGGAGCCGTTGCTTGACGGCAGCCGGGCGATCACCGAACCGCTCCCGCCCGCGTTGGCCCAGCGTGAACTGGCCCGCGGGGAGGCGGCGTTGCGGCCGGCCGGGTTCGATCCCGCGCTCGCGGTCCGGAGCCTGATCACGTTGCTGGCCGGCGGTGCCGAGGACACCGGGCACCTGCGCGCGGCGCTCACCGGGACGGGTGGCGAGTAG